The region TGGCATGAAACCCCTAAGTCGCGCATGCGGCGCAAGACCAAAGCGGGGCGGGAGGTGCTCATCAACAGAAGGGACAGAGGCACCTTTCAGGACGGCGATACGCTATACTTGTCAGACGAACTGGTAGTTATACTTCGCATCAGGCCTTGCGACTGCATTGTGCTTCGCCCAACCACCTTGCAGGAGGTGGGCACCGTCTGCTTTGAGATCGGCAACAAGCATGTGCCCATTTTTATGACCGAACAGGAAGAGGTTTGCGTGGCATACGACGGGTATTTGTACCAGATGTTGCTAAGCAATGGTTTTGCGCCCGCCATAGAGGAAAGAGTGCTATGCCCTTACCA is a window of Pontibacter kalidii DNA encoding:
- a CDS encoding urease accessory protein UreE, which encodes MLNKQIEVTHALGNGLDVGQRTVDVLEVEWHETPKSRMRRKTKAGREVLINRRDRGTFQDGDTLYLSDELVVILRIRPCDCIVLRPTTLQEVGTVCFEIGNKHVPIFMTEQEEVCVAYDGYLYQMLLSNGFAPAIEERVLCPYQMVKAYGNVV